From Micromonospora nigra, one genomic window encodes:
- a CDS encoding HD domain-containing protein, whose product MTVVLAGPPAQRLAAVAPVFRQIGDLKRVRVAHADGSAAERAFVRAWTALVAGADPGAVAARECAAAVAGARLGGLDAPTLTACGLSAPDVENVLAGAVAELADALHPGTVGRLHAALPELAADHAAEDGGPPFVSALRRQPRAGATAPGRARLVVEPAENHAEHCWAVAVYGALLAEDVGADPGSAFLLGLAHHLHNARLPDAGFAGELLLGEHLGTVTDRLTEIELATLPAPLAARVRATLTGRADAHSPLGAAFHAADVLDRVLQAHHHARAAAFTAEQALVDLELVHDGPVAGYHHAVLRAAGL is encoded by the coding sequence GTGACCGTCGTGCTGGCCGGGCCGCCGGCGCAGCGACTGGCCGCGGTGGCGCCGGTGTTCCGGCAGATCGGCGACCTGAAGCGGGTCCGGGTGGCGCACGCCGACGGGTCCGCCGCCGAACGGGCCTTCGTCCGGGCCTGGACGGCACTGGTCGCCGGTGCCGACCCCGGGGCGGTGGCGGCGCGGGAGTGCGCCGCCGCGGTGGCCGGGGCGCGCCTCGGCGGCCTGGACGCCCCCACCCTCACCGCCTGCGGCCTGTCGGCACCGGACGTGGAGAACGTCCTCGCCGGGGCCGTCGCCGAGTTGGCCGACGCGCTGCACCCGGGCACCGTCGGCCGGCTGCACGCCGCGCTGCCCGAACTGGCGGCCGACCACGCCGCCGAGGACGGCGGACCGCCGTTCGTGTCCGCGCTGCGCCGCCAGCCCCGGGCCGGGGCCACCGCCCCGGGCCGGGCGCGCCTGGTCGTCGAGCCGGCCGAGAACCACGCGGAGCACTGCTGGGCGGTTGCCGTCTACGGCGCGCTGCTCGCCGAGGACGTCGGTGCCGACCCCGGATCGGCGTTCCTGCTCGGGTTGGCGCACCACCTGCACAACGCCCGGCTCCCCGACGCCGGCTTCGCCGGGGAACTGCTGCTCGGCGAGCACCTCGGGACGGTCACCGACCGACTCACCGAGATCGAACTCGCCACCCTGCCCGCTCCGCTCGCGGCGCGGGTACGCGCCACGTTGACGGGCCGGGCGGACGCGCACAGCCCGCTCGGGGCGGCGTTCCACGCCGCCGACGTGCTGGACCGGGTCCTCCAGGCACACCACCATGCCCGGGCGGCGGCCTTCACCGCCGAACAGGCCCTGGTCGACCTGGAACTGGTGCACGACGGGCCAGTCGCCGGATACCACCACGCCGTGCTGCGGGCGGCAGGGCTGTGA
- a CDS encoding inositol-3-phosphate synthase produces MTEQRIGVAVVGLGGAVATTAVAGVELLRLGMRDLSGLPLADRRDLVPYEALVFGGWDLAPDDLAKAAHLHRVVEPAQLDTVAGPLQAIKPWPAVADPAWCRNAAGANVVPVGPLRDRVAHLREDLRRFRTGQQLERVVVVNLASTEARPDPATPVLAGLAAFETGLDRDDPAITPGLLYAYAALREGCPYVNFTPSLGADVPALRELAERDRVPVAGKDGKTGQTLVKTVLAPAFRSRALAVEGWYSTNILGNRDGQILDDPSSLASKLDTKGSVLDEILGYPVDDHVVRIDYYRPRGDAKEAWDNIDLIGFLGQRMQMKVDFLCRDSILAAPLVLELVRLVAEAARRGEGGPQEQLGYFFKAPMTRDGGPAQHALHAQEQALLRWLDAA; encoded by the coding sequence ATGACGGAGCAACGCATCGGGGTCGCGGTGGTCGGGCTGGGCGGCGCGGTGGCCACGACCGCGGTCGCCGGGGTGGAACTGCTGCGCCTCGGTATGCGGGACCTGTCGGGGCTCCCGCTCGCCGACCGCAGGGATCTGGTGCCGTACGAGGCGCTCGTCTTCGGGGGTTGGGACCTGGCCCCCGACGACCTCGCCAAGGCCGCCCACCTGCACCGGGTGGTGGAGCCGGCGCAGCTGGACACCGTCGCGGGCCCGCTACAGGCGATCAAGCCCTGGCCGGCGGTGGCCGACCCGGCGTGGTGTCGCAACGCGGCCGGCGCCAACGTGGTGCCGGTCGGCCCGCTGCGGGACCGCGTCGCGCACCTCCGGGAGGACCTGCGCCGGTTCCGGACCGGACAGCAGCTGGAGCGGGTGGTGGTGGTCAACCTCGCCTCCACCGAGGCGCGGCCCGACCCCGCCACGCCCGTACTGGCGGGGCTGGCCGCGTTCGAAACGGGCCTGGACCGCGACGACCCGGCGATCACGCCGGGCCTGCTCTACGCGTACGCGGCGCTGCGGGAGGGCTGCCCGTACGTCAACTTCACCCCGAGCCTCGGGGCCGACGTGCCGGCGCTGCGCGAACTGGCCGAGCGGGACCGGGTGCCGGTCGCCGGCAAGGACGGCAAGACCGGCCAGACGCTGGTCAAGACGGTGCTGGCGCCGGCGTTCCGGTCCCGGGCGCTCGCCGTCGAGGGCTGGTACTCGACCAACATCCTCGGCAACCGCGACGGGCAGATCCTCGACGACCCGTCGTCGCTGGCCAGCAAGCTCGACACCAAGGGCTCGGTGCTCGACGAGATCCTCGGCTACCCGGTCGACGACCACGTGGTCCGCATCGACTACTACCGTCCCCGCGGCGACGCCAAGGAGGCCTGGGACAACATCGACCTGATCGGCTTCCTCGGCCAGCGGATGCAGATGAAGGTCGACTTCCTGTGCCGGGACTCGATCCTCGCCGCGCCGCTGGTGCTGGAGCTGGTGCGGTTGGTCGCCGAGGCGGCACGCCGCGGCGAAGGCGGCCCGCAGGAGCAGCTCGGCTACTTCTTCAAGGCCCCGATGACCCGCGACGGCGGTCCTGCGCAACACGCCCTGCACGCGCAGGAGCAGGCCCTGCTGCGGTGGTTGGACGCGGCGTGA
- the galE gene encoding UDP-glucose 4-epimerase GalE produces MKVLIAGGAGFIGSTVASRLLDAGHTPVVIDNLVTGRREFCYGRIFHEGDVADAATVDHVLRHHPDIEAVVHCAALIVVPDSVSRPVDYYRANVAATLEFVDRLLAHGVRRLIFSSSASIYEPGPDLAVDEASPLRAGNPYAHTKLVVERMLADIAASSPLRVLSLRYFNPIGADPALRTGPQLPTPSHALGRLVHAHRTGVPFPLTGLDWPTRDGTGLRDYVHVWDLATAHLRALERFDRLFTADGPRHTAVNLGTGTGTTVLELVSAFNALVDDPVAVVEAPRRPGDSAGAYTRSRLAWDLLGWRAERDLAAGIADSLAWSRRRELLLPDHPADDLRQAERAQRASAR; encoded by the coding sequence GTGAAGGTGCTCATCGCGGGCGGCGCGGGATTCATCGGCAGTACGGTCGCGTCCCGGCTGCTCGACGCCGGCCACACACCGGTCGTGATCGACAACCTGGTGACCGGCCGGCGCGAGTTCTGCTACGGGCGGATCTTCCACGAGGGCGACGTGGCCGACGCCGCGACGGTGGACCACGTCCTGCGCCACCACCCGGACATCGAGGCGGTGGTGCACTGCGCGGCGCTGATCGTCGTGCCGGACTCGGTGTCCCGCCCGGTCGACTACTACCGCGCCAACGTGGCCGCGACGTTGGAGTTCGTCGACCGACTGCTCGCCCACGGCGTACGGCGGCTGATCTTCAGCTCGTCGGCGTCGATCTACGAACCCGGCCCGGACCTCGCCGTGGACGAGGCGTCGCCGTTGCGGGCCGGCAACCCGTACGCGCACACCAAGCTCGTCGTGGAGCGGATGCTGGCCGACATCGCCGCCAGCAGCCCGCTCCGGGTGCTCTCGCTGCGCTACTTCAACCCGATCGGCGCCGACCCGGCGCTGCGCACCGGCCCGCAGCTCCCCACACCCTCACACGCCCTCGGCCGACTCGTGCACGCCCACCGCACAGGTGTGCCGTTCCCCCTGACCGGCCTCGACTGGCCCACCCGCGACGGCACCGGACTGCGCGACTACGTGCACGTCTGGGACCTCGCCACGGCCCATCTGCGGGCCCTGGAACGCTTCGACCGCCTCTTCACCGCCGACGGTCCCCGGCACACCGCGGTCAACCTCGGCACCGGCACAGGGACGACCGTGCTCGAACTCGTGTCGGCGTTCAACGCGCTGGTCGACGACCCGGTCGCCGTCGTCGAGGCACCACGCCGCCCGGGCGACAGCGCCGGCGCGTACACCCGGAGCCGCCTGGCGTGGGACCTGCTCGGCTGGCGCGCGGAGCGGGACCTGGCCGCGGGCATCGCCGACTCGCTGGCCTGGTCCCGTCGGCGGGAACTGCTGCTGCCCGACCACCCGGCCGACGACCTCCGGCAGGCCGAGCGGGCTCAGCGTGCGTCGGCGCGGTAG
- a CDS encoding aminotransferase class I/II-fold pyridoxal phosphate-dependent enzyme yields MIPQGDDTVTIELDQREDGELIGIILQAAQRGDFETMARTAPEVSEMTRNWATHIPWDDLAALEGADDELARVVADLTEMWEPAHLRNPVDPDEEYALDKNAYDFYRPAGRNLLTRTEDFYGWVQARRRTETWQYSRVLEAAPDSIAQITNDLGRRARGINFNSQDYLSFNTHPAIREAATRAMHDYGPHSAGSPMVLGNTRISDELEAALGDLVGLDHVTLFPTGWAAGFGAVVGLVRQSDHILIDRLAHSCLQQGARAATRNVVRYEHLNVEAVRRHLTEIRATDTRNGILVVTDGLFSVDADWPDLVTLQRVCREHDATLLVDVAHDLGSMGPGGTGVLGMQDLLGSVDVVMGAFSKTFCSNGGFVASNSPALKQYIKMFGGSHFFSNALSPVQTAVVREATRIIRSAEGDALRARLFTAIHALRDELTDRGLTCMGEPSPIVPLLIGNEKLARTANRLLFDRGVLAFMVEFPVTPTGSSRFRLQVQAGHRPEEAREAARIIEGAIADSRAYLSSAFGSAPR; encoded by the coding sequence ATGATCCCCCAGGGAGACGACACCGTGACCATCGAGCTGGACCAGCGTGAAGACGGCGAACTCATCGGGATCATCCTCCAGGCGGCGCAGCGCGGGGACTTCGAGACCATGGCGCGTACCGCGCCCGAGGTCTCCGAGATGACCCGCAACTGGGCCACCCACATCCCGTGGGACGACCTCGCGGCGCTCGAGGGAGCCGACGACGAGCTGGCCCGGGTGGTCGCCGACCTCACCGAGATGTGGGAGCCGGCCCACCTGCGCAATCCCGTCGACCCCGACGAGGAGTACGCGCTGGACAAGAACGCGTACGACTTCTACCGACCCGCCGGCCGCAACCTGCTGACCCGTACCGAGGACTTCTACGGCTGGGTGCAGGCCCGCCGCCGTACGGAGACCTGGCAGTACTCCCGGGTGCTGGAGGCGGCGCCGGACAGCATCGCCCAGATCACCAACGACCTGGGCCGGCGGGCGCGGGGCATCAACTTCAACTCGCAGGACTACCTGTCGTTCAACACCCACCCGGCGATCCGGGAGGCGGCGACCAGGGCGATGCACGACTACGGGCCGCACAGCGCCGGCTCGCCGATGGTGCTGGGCAACACCCGCATCTCCGACGAGCTGGAGGCGGCCCTCGGCGACCTGGTCGGGCTCGACCACGTGACACTCTTCCCGACCGGCTGGGCGGCGGGCTTCGGCGCGGTCGTCGGTCTGGTCCGGCAGTCCGACCACATCCTGATCGACCGGCTGGCCCACTCCTGCCTCCAGCAGGGGGCACGGGCGGCCACCCGCAACGTGGTCCGCTACGAACACCTCAACGTCGAGGCGGTGCGCCGGCACCTGACCGAGATCCGGGCCACCGACACCCGCAACGGCATCCTGGTGGTCACCGACGGGCTCTTCTCGGTGGACGCGGACTGGCCGGACCTCGTCACCCTGCAACGCGTCTGCCGGGAACACGACGCCACCCTGCTGGTGGACGTGGCACACGACCTGGGCTCGATGGGGCCGGGTGGCACGGGCGTGCTGGGGATGCAGGACCTGCTCGGCAGCGTCGACGTCGTGATGGGCGCGTTCTCCAAGACGTTCTGCTCCAACGGTGGCTTCGTGGCGTCGAACTCGCCGGCCCTGAAGCAGTACATCAAGATGTTCGGCGGCTCACACTTCTTCTCCAACGCCCTGTCACCGGTGCAGACCGCGGTGGTGCGGGAGGCCACCAGGATCATCCGGTCGGCCGAGGGGGACGCGCTGCGGGCCCGGCTCTTCACCGCGATCCACGCTCTGCGTGACGAGCTGACCGACCGGGGGCTGACCTGCATGGGTGAGCCGTCACCGATCGTGCCGCTACTGATCGGCAACGAGAAGCTGGCGCGGACGGCGAACCGCCTGCTGTTCGACCGGGGGGTGCTGGCGTTCATGGTCGAGTTCCCGGTGACCCCGACCGGCTCGTCGCGGTTCCGGCTCCAGGTGCAGGCCGGGCACCGACCCGAGGAGGCCCGCGAGGCGGCCCGGATCATCGAGGGCGCCATCGCCGACTCCCGGGCGTACCTGTCCAGCGCCTTCGGCAGCGCTCCCCGCTGA